In the genome of Daucus carota subsp. sativus chromosome 9, DH1 v3.0, whole genome shotgun sequence, the window AAGAGCTTCAATTGTCCCGAAAAAGCACACAAAGCAAATTGCACGAAAGATGCTCTGGTGCCAGCATAAGACCATAACTACAGACATTAAGCAGGTTGTGACCAACATAACGGTGATGACTGCCAAACCTAAACCCCAAAAATTTAAGACTATGTCACTGGAAAAAGAAAATCATAATGGCTCCAGAGACAAACTGGAGATATTTCACCAACATAAAGagaatatttcaacttttttGCTAAGCCATTATGTAAATGCTACACTGTTAGCAAAAAGTATACCGCTAGACAAGTTTCATACCTGAAGCATTTCCTAAGCGTCTCGTGTCTCTGAAACCAATTGTAACAGCCAAGCATAGAATCATCAATATCCAGTTGATCTCGGGAATGTAGATTTGGCCATGAATGCTGGTTGACGTGTGGACTACTTTAACTCTGGAAAAGCAGCCGAGAGAAGAACACTGATTGATGATTGAAAAAGTTCCTGTAATAATTGCTTGACTACCCACTACTGCAGCTAGAACGGCAATAACCACAACCGGTAATTTTATTCTGTCTGTAATTAATGTGAGagatattaaattaattgaaaagAAGATACCACTTCAATGCAACAGTTAAAGGAAATCTTGAAAAACTTACCAGGAACAGAAACATAAAATCCTACATCATAGTCATTCGCACTCATATGATGCCGAGATAAGTAAGCAGCTTGCCCCATATACGCAAGAATCAGAGATGGATAAACAAATGTTGTGAAAGCAATCTGCAAACACGAATTACGTTAGGAAGCTGCTGCTTCATAGTTACTTCAAATATAAATGAAGAAAGCTTTAACTCATAGAAAAAAGTAGATATAAAGCTAAATTTAAGTGTAACTACCACTAAACTCTAGACGAGGATGTAGGATAGTATGCAATTGAATCGATAGATATGAGTCTAAATTCGTGTATCTATATCATAGAAATGCAGCAGGCAACAGGTAAGCTAAAACGAGCAAGTCATTATTTAACAGTTATTATACAGGGAAACAATGCATAGTGAGTTAGTGTGTGTGTGCCCAAACAAAAGTTCATACTCAATAATTTCAACATTGAGTTGACCGTACAATGATTTAACTGTACCTACCAATTCAATCTTTCTGTGACAAGCTAGAAATTTATGACTATTCCTTCAACGCTAAAACTTACATCAGGTAAGTGTATATAGAGCGTTTTATCAAAACAATGCTACCatgcaaatttaaaaaatgatgtATAAAATGGAGTAAAATATTTGAACCATTCTAAACCATTGCATGTTTTACGTAGTAGCCTTATATTATCACGATTTCGATAAGAGATAGGTAGTATGTGTTATAGGATAATAGAGGGCACCAACCAAAACACAGGATGTAGAAAAAACATTAGTGAAGCCTAGAGTATTAATTTTACTAGAAACTTATAAAATTCCTGTGAAAGCTTCTTTCTGCAAGGTCCTTGGAAATATATCAATTTCCTTGCAATAACACTTATCCCAGAAAGAGATTGCATATTAATTTGAACTATAAGCAGATGTAAAGTAACAGGGAAGCAAAAGAAATACCTTAATTGACAACTGTGAGAAGTGTCCTAGGTCAGCAAACATAGCTTCTGAACCTGCATAAATGTTGTGAAGTGTAAAAATCCAGGTAAAGAAATAGTTAATTGATGTGGTACTAAATAGAAATACGATACAAGGTGTTAAACTTGCCTGTTATGCATAGCAAGATCCCGCCCAAGGACATCCACCCTCTTCTTTgcgtttttttcaaaaaattatacatataatatggGGAGAGTGCTTTGTAGACATGAGGATTCCAGTGAAAGATGTTATATAAACCAATGgaactgatggtgaaaagccaTAGTATGACAACAGGTGCAAATAGGAATCCAACCCTGTGGGTGCCATAATGTTGAAGGGCAAATAAACCAATCAGAATAATACACGCTATTGGTACTTCAACATCTGCAAAATTTAAACTGTTTCAGAAGGTCGCAATACAAGTAAtctagaaattttaaaaataatcagtAACTGTAACCTCCCTTTCATCATCCATTCCCTACCTAAATTACATTATTACAATATTACTACATATTACTGGTCTTGGTAATTTTTACTATTTACTTTAGTAGCCTTTACATGCACAAGTTCGTAATTAGTGTCCCACACACTAACAAGTTGCAGAGGAACCTGATAACTTAATAAGACGATGTAAATCCTCATAATAGCTAGCTAATGATACTAATGTGCCTTAAATTTGTGAGGTTCCTTGAGGCTATACAAATCAAAACTCATTCAAAGATAAACAACCTTCTAATTAAAGTAGCAACATATTGAATTACTTTGGATTTTTTTCACTTAAGATCAAAATGCAAGCACATACTTCTGAAAGTCATTATGAAAAGAAACATGGATTTCGACCTAGACAAACACATATATGAAATCAAGAGCTCAGaaaaaatttctcaaatatATTCGAATTAGCAAGCAAAGATATATAATGATCAATACATCAGATATTAGgcacaaataatataaaaactatatatTTCATCCATTAAAGAGATAAAAGATTGAGTCTTACATTTGTGGTGCTCTTTGGGCATAGCCAGTTGTTCAACGCCAGATACAGCAGAAAAGactacacaaacaattaaatatattcaattttttagtCTTCTTAGACAACGACGAGAACACAAAATATGAAAGAAATTTGCGAACAAGAAGCTTACCAGAAATTGCTGGCGTAAGAATCCCATCTCCGATAACCATACAAGCTCCGATCAGTGCCAATATGAGCAAAATCCTCTGCAACACTCTATGCTTCTCCAAAATTGATTTTAGCATCGACCCAAATTTACTCGGGTCAGGATCAACACTAATTTCTTTCTTATATGACGATAATTCTTCATCTGCTAATTGATTATTAGGCAGTGAACTCACCCTAGCATGCCTACACAACAGCGAATAAAGCGCAAATGTCCCTCCCTCTCCATTATCATCAGCTTTCAACACTATAAACACATACTTAATCAAAGGCACTAAAGTAATTGTCCAAAACACAAAAGACAAAACTCCATAAATTTCCTCATTTGTTTCTGAATGATCAATGTCCTCAGCAAAAGTACTCTTGAACACATACAAAGGAGAAGTACTCAAATCACCATAAACAATTCCTAAACTCTGATAAGCCAATGTCAAAACTGCCCTCCAAGATTCTCTCTACAAAACACATAACA includes:
- the LOC108200779 gene encoding potassium transporter 6; amino-acid sequence: MDLETGTYKNLVKRESWRAVLTLAYQSLGIVYGDLSTSPLYVFKSTFAEDIDHSETNEEIYGVLSFVFWTITLVPLIKYVFIVLKADDNGEGGTFALYSLLCRHARVSSLPNNQLADEELSSYKKEISVDPDPSKFGSMLKSILEKHRVLQRILLILALIGACMVIGDGILTPAISVFSAVSGVEQLAMPKEHHKYVEVPIACIILIGLFALQHYGTHRVGFLFAPVVILWLFTISSIGLYNIFHWNPHVYKALSPYYMYNFLKKTQRRGWMSLGGILLCITGSEAMFADLGHFSQLSIKIAFTTFVYPSLILAYMGQAAYLSRHHMSANDYDVGFYVSVPDRIKLPVVVIAVLAAVVGSQAIITGTFSIINQCSSLGCFSRVKVVHTSTSIHGQIYIPEINWILMILCLAVTIGFRDTRRLGNASGLAVITVMLVTTCLMSVVMVLCWHQSIFRAICFVCFFGTIEALYFAASLIKFLEGAWVPIALALIFMIVMYVWHYGTLKKYEFDLQNKVSVDWLLSLGPSLGIVRVPGIGLIHTELVSGIPAIFSHFVTNLPAFHEVLVFLCVKSVPVPHVEHGERFLLGHIGPRECRVYRCIVRYGYRDVHKDDMEFEKDLLCSIAEFIRTQKSDTNGLDKHSAHDTEKMMVVRTPSTSTEGIHMWEDNLDDSDKIITSEEKSIDLPEVTKARKRVRFILPENPKIDREAEAELHDLMEARESGVAYILGHSYVKAKQGSSLMKKLAINYGYEFLRRNSRASTHALSVPHASTLEVGMGYLV